From one Bos indicus isolate NIAB-ARS_2022 breed Sahiwal x Tharparkar chromosome 16, NIAB-ARS_B.indTharparkar_mat_pri_1.0, whole genome shotgun sequence genomic stretch:
- the SCNN1D gene encoding amiloride-sensitive sodium channel subunit delta has translation MENGRLMAQVGRPGWGQAKWWAGAPLSLTSQMQAEGTGQTVGGGPGTWTCPQASPPTLPEEEHGERLVELHASFRELVTFFCTNSTIHGTIRLVCSSQNRLKTASWGLLLAGALGVLYWQFALLFEQYWRYPVIMTVSVHSERKLFPSVTLCDMNPHRPHLARHHLRVLDDFARESIYSLYRFNFSDSMDALGAEVPGPEPAFHLDRRIRLQRLRPLDGQNRVGFKLCNSTGGDCVERAYSSGVVAAREWYRFHYINILALLPAAHEDSHGSHFVFSCRYDDRDCHAQHFQTSHHPTYGSCYTFNGVWAAQRPGVTHRISLVLRAEQLDHLPLLSTKAGIKVMIHPQDHTPFLEHQGFSIRPGTETTIDIREDEVHRLGSPYGQCMDSTGSVDVQLLYNTSYTRQACLVSCFQHLMVETCSCGYFFYPLPAGAEYCSYMRHPAWGHCFHHLYQKLKTHQLPCTTRCPRPCRESSYKLSAGTSRWPSSTSADWVLAVLGEPSRRNPWPSSASIKSWPLPLPSSPSRARTEGPTSRSGAQPLSPEPCPSISLAKVNIFYQELNYRTVDETPVYSVPQLLSAMGSLWSLWFGSSVLSVVEVLELLLDAIALTLLLCCRWLCGSRGQPRAATRVHPPSQRPASGPVAADTTSNAPGPGCLHLPRCCRDFSRSLG, from the exons atgGAGAATGGAAGGCTGATGGCCCAGGTGGGGAGACCCGGGTGGGGTCAGGCCAAGTGGTGGGCTGGAGCCCCGCTGAGTCTCACTTCTCAGATGCAGGCTGAAGGCACGGGCCAAACAGTGGGTGGGGGGCCAGGAACCTGGACATGCCCCCAGGCATCCCCACCGACGCTGCCCGAGGAGGAACATGGAGAGAGGCTGGTAGAGCTGCACGCCTCCTTCAGGGAGCTGGTCACCTTCTTCTGCACCAACTCCACTATCCACGGCACCATCCGCCTTGTTTGCTCCAGCCAGAACCGCCTCAAGACGGCCTCCTGGGGGCTACTGCTGGCAGGAGCCCTGGGCGTGCTCTACTGGCAGTTCGCACTCCTCTTCGAGCAGTACTGGCGTTACCCGGTCATCATGACAGTGTCCGTGCACTCGGAGCGCAAGCTCTTCCCATCGGTCACTCTGTGCGACATGAACCCACACCG gccaCACTTAGCCCGCCACCATCTGCGGGTTCTGGATGACTTTGCCCGGGAGAGCATCTACTCCCTGTATCGGTTCAACTTTAGCGACAGCATGGACGCCCTGGGGGCCGAGGTCCCAGGTCCAGAGCCCGCCTTCCATCTGGACCGTAGGATCCGCCTGCAGAGGCTGAGGCCCTTGGACGGCCAGAACAGAGTGGGCTTCAAACTG TGTAACAGCACTGGCGGCGACTGTGTTGAGCGGGCCTACTCCTCCGGCGTGGTGGCCGCCCGGGAGTGGTACCGCTTCCACTACATAAACATCCTGGCCCTGCTGCCCGCTGCCCACGAGGACAGCCACGGCAGCCACTTTGTCTTCTCCTGCCGCTACGATGACCGGGACTGCCATGCCCA GCACTTCCAGACATCCCACCACCCCACCTACGGCAGCTGCTACACTTTCAACGGTGTCTGGGCCGCACAACGACCAGGCGTCACCCACA GGATCAGCCTGGTCCTCAGGGCTGAGCAGCTGGACCACCTCCCTCTACTGTCCACGAAGGCTGGCATCAAGGTCATGATCCACCCACAAGACCACACGCCCTTCCTGGAGCATCAGGGCTTCAGCATCCGGCCAGGGACAGAGACCACCATTGACATCCGTGAG GACGAGGTGCACCGGCTCGGGAGCCCCTATGGGCAGTGCATGGACAGCACAGGCAGCGTGGACGTGCAGCTACTGTACAACACCTCCTACACCAGGCAG GCCTGTCTGGTCTCCTGCTTTCAGCATCTGATGGTGGAGACCTGCTCCTGCGGCTACTTCTTCTACCCTCTGCCGGCGGGGGCCGAGTACTGCAGCTACATGCGGCACCCAGCCTGGG GTCACTGCTTCCACCACCTCTACCAGAAACTGAAGACCCACCAGCTTCCCTGCACCACCCGATGCCCGCGGCCTTGCAG GGAGTCTTCGTACAAGCTCTCTGCCGGGACCTCCAGATGGCCTTCCTCCACATCAGCT GACTGGgtcctggctgtgctgggtgagCCAAGCCGACGGAACCCATGGCCATCTTCTGCCTCTATCAAgtcctggccgctgcccctgccCTCCTCGCCCTCCAGGGCCCGCACAGAGGGCCCCACCAGCAGGTCTGGGGCTCAGCCCCTCTCACCTGAGCCCTGCCCCAGCATCAGCCTGGCCAAGGTGAACATTTTCTATCAGGAGCTCAACTACCGCACGGTGGACGAGACACCGGTCTACTCG GTGCCACAGCTGCTCTCAGCCATGGGCAGCCTCTGGAGCCTGTGGTTCGGTTCTTCCGTCCTCTCGGTTGTGGAGGTGCTAGAGCTGCTACTGGACGCCATAGCCCTCACCCTACTGCTGTGCTGCCGCTGGCTCTGTGGGTCTCGGGGCCAGCCCAGGGCGGCCACAAGGGTGCACCCTCCGAGCCAGAGGCCAGCCAGTGGACCAGTGGCTGCAGACACAACGTCGAATGCCCCGGGGCCTGGCTGCCTTCACCTACCAAGATGCTGCCGGGACTTCAGCAGGAGTCTCGGCTGA
- the LOC139176279 gene encoding serine/arginine repetitive matrix protein 2-like, with amino-acid sequence MKRRRRRAQRQPPHPDTDSQDTFTNQALRRLVLAAPAIGRRRDDPARSPGRPAITDLGFRAQKLRAGPRERGRDEDGQCGGPALPARAGSGGADARKRPRRGPAARAHLSPSPRVGRRRAQARRGRGRSRERRVGPAPQSCTAPGASPPDRSRYRRRRRRRRRFCCRLSFQDGRPRGGASRASSSGARLVEAAALDGQAEVACISLSPLVPGGRSSRRMRTDRQLRGAENELRAGLAQSATAGPPVGPSATSLSAAAGLRGPPTLHVPLLMIPCLPRENRPS; translated from the exons AtgaagcggcggcggcggcgggctcAACGGCAGCCACCCCACCCCGATACCGATTCCCAAGATACGTTTACAAACCAAGCTCTACGCCGGCTCGTCCTGGCGGCGCCCGCAA TTGGCCGGAGGAGGGACGACCCGGCCCGGAGCCCCGGGCGCCCCGCTATAACCGACCTCGGGTTCCGCGCACAGAAGCTCCGGGCCGGGCCCCGCGAGCGCGGACGCGACGAGGACGGGCAGTGCGGAGGCCCCGCGCTCCCCGCTCGGGCCGGCTCCGGCGGGGCGGACGCGCGGAAGAGGCCCCGGCGGGGGCCCGCGGCGCGCGCTCACCTCTCCCCGTCGCCGCGCGTGGGCCGCCGCCGCGCTCAGGCTCGCCGTGGTCGAGGCCGGAGCAGGGAGCGGAGAGTGGGGCCCGCGCCGCAGAGCTGCACCGCGCCGGGAGCGAGCCCACCCGACCGCAGCCgctaccgccgccgccgccgccgccgccgccgctttTGCTGCCGCCTCAGCTTCCAAGATGGCCGCCCACGGGGCGGGGCAAGCCGCGCTTCCAGTTCCGGGGCGCGGTTAGTTGAGGCGGCCGCTCTAGACGGCCAGGCGGAGGTCGCCTGCATCTCGCTGTCGCCTTTAGTCCCGGGAGGCAGAAGCAGTCGGCGCATGCGCACTGACAGGCAGCTCCGAGGGGCGGAGAACGAGCTCAGGGCAGGTCTGGCCCAATCAGCCACGGCTGGCCCTCCTGTTGGTCCCTCGGCCACATCGCTGTCAGCGGCCGCCGGGCTCCGGGGCCCCCCGACCCTGCACGTTCCCCTTCTCATGATCCCCTGCCTTCCGCGGGAAAACAGGCCCAGTTAG